AAGCAGAAAAAACAGCAGAGAAGAGAAGCGGCATCTCACAGGGATTTATTAAAGAAAACAGAAACACAGATAAAACAGACAGAGCAACAGCTTTCAGAGCTTGAAGAACAGCTTAAAGACCCTGAGGTTTCTGCTGATTATGTCAGATTAAATGAGATATGCACTAAAACAGACCAGCTGAGAGCTTTGTTAGATGAGCTTTATGAGCAGTGGTTAGAAATACAGTAAATAAAAAACAGTACCGTTTTTGAAAAACAGTACTGTTTTTTTTATCGTTTAATTATATGCAGTTTGATTGTAAATACCCTCGGTATTAAAGAAAACCATATTTTTATAGCCTGTTTCTTTTAAAGCTGAAATTTGCTGCTGGATTTGTTCGTGTGTATATGAAGCAGTATTACTGTTATA
This is a stretch of genomic DNA from Oscillospiraceae bacterium. It encodes these proteins:
- a CDS encoding ABC transporter ATP-binding protein, whose protein sequence is KQKKQQRREAASHRDLLKKTETQIKQTEQQLSELEEQLKDPEVSADYVRLNEICTKTDQLRALLDELYEQWLEIQ